AAGCAAACGTGCGGCAAGGCCCGGGCACGTCGTTTCAGGTCATTACCGTTCTCCCCGTCAACACCGAAGTTATCCTGGAGGGACAACGGGCCAACTGGTATCTGGTGCGCCTCAGTGATGGGCAGAGTGGCTGGATGTCGGCAACAGTGCTTGAAGTTGATCCCGCTATCGCAGCTCAGGTACCGGTTGTCACCCCATGATTTGCATCAAACAACAATATCTGTCTGAGCAATAGTAGTGGTACCATACTATATGAGACTCGAACTAACCATCCTGGATGGTTTCAGTAAAGGATAGTTCCTATGCAGCTCTTCAGTACGCTATCACGAACCCGCGAAACCTTCACTGTACCGACCGACCGGCCCGTTACGCTGTATGTTTGTGGCGTCACCCCTTACGACACTACCCACATGGGTCACGCTCGTACCTTCATTGTCTTTGATGTCCTGGTGCGTTACCTTCAGTGGCAAGGGGCGACCGTGCGCTACTGTCAGAATGTTACCGATGTTGATGATCCGCTGTTTGAGCGCGCCCGCCGTGATGGCGTGCAATGGGATGAGCTGGCCGAACGTCAGATCAGACAACTCCGGGCCGATTGTGCCGACCTGAATATCTTACCCCCAACCTTCTTCCCGCGGGTTAGTGAAGAGGTTGGCACCATGATCCCCATCATCGAGCGACTGATCGAGCTGGGTCACGCTTACGTTGTTGATGGCAATGTCTATTTCAGTATTCAAACCGACCCCGACTTTGGTCGCATGGCCCGTATGGGCTATAGCGAATTGCTCGCCATCGCCAACCAGAGAGGGAATAACCCGCATGACCCCAATAAACGCGATCCCCTTGACTTTGTGCTCTGGCAGCGTGGCAATCCCGACGAACCGAAATGGGAGAGTCCATGGGGGCTGGGGCGACCAGGCTGGCATATCGAGTGTAGTGCAATGTCGCAACGCTACCTGGGTGAGCAGATCGATATTCACGGCGGTGGAGCTGATCTGATCTTTCCCCACCATTCATGCGAAATTGCCCAGAGTGAATCGGCAACCGGCAAACGGCCCTTTGCCCGCTTCTGGATGCACGTCGGCCTGGTCTGGCTCGACGGTGAAAAGATGAGTAAGTCGCTAGGGAATCTGGTATTTGCCCGCGATGCCTTACGCGAGCACCATCCCGATGCGATCCGCTGGTATTTGCTGAGTGAACACTACCGCGAAGATTTTGATTACCGTCGCGATGCCCTCGTGCGCTTCGAGCAATACGCTGCCGATCTGCGGCAGGCGCTGAGTGTCACCGGCGGCTCGCATAGCCCGCTCGACGTTAGCCGTGGCCGTGAGGACGTCATCGCCGCAATGAACGATGATCTTGACACCCCAACCGTCCTGGCCGTTCTGCATACGATGGCCGGTATGATCATTGATGGTGCAAAAGAAGGCCGTGATGTGAGTTCAGCTCAGGCAGTAGTACGCGACCTGGCCTTGATGCTGGGGTTTACACTCCGTTGAGCAGCGCAGGTAGCGAAGCGACCTGATACAGCATATTTACCGCACAGGGTGGGTGAAGACATTTCTTCACCCACCCTTGCTTCGCGTGCTGTCCATACGCTTAACGCTGGCGATTGCGATCACGTCCGCGCAGGAAGGGCGGAATATCGAGATCATCGTTCGTGATCGCCGGTCGTACCGGCTGCACCGGCGGTGTCGTCGGGGTCTGGGCCGGCTGGCGTGGCCGCTGCTGGGTTACCTGACTGCCAATCTGACCGGTCGCCTGGCCGGTGCTGGTCGCTACCGTCGGGTACGAGCGGGTGCGCTGCACATTCGAGCTACGATTGACATCGAAGCCGGTAGCAATGAGGGTAATCTTGATCTCACCGGGCGGGAAGTTTGGATCGATCACCGCGCCGATGATGATATTTGCGTCGGGATCGACCTGCTTGGCCACAATATCCGCAGCCTCGTAAACCTCCATAATCCCCAAATCCTCACCACCGGTGATGTTGAAGAGCACGCCTTTGGCGCCATCAATACTCACTTCAAGCAATGGGCTGGCAATCGCCTGATTCACGGCATCGAGTGCTCGCGTATCGCCTTTGCCGAAGCCAACCGCCATCAGCGCCGAACCCTGCTGGGCCATGATGGTCTTAACGTCGGCAAAGTCCACGTTGATCAAGCCACGCTGCGTGATCAAGTCCGAGATACCCTGAATGCCCTGGCGCAGAACATCATCTGCCATCTGAAACGCCTGCTGGAAGGTCGTATTCTTGCTGGCCGTCTGCAACAGACGGTCGTTGGGTATCACAATCAGCGTATCAACAACCGGACGCAACTGCTCGATCCCGGCCTCAGCGACCTTTCGGCGATGATTGCCCTCGAAGGTGAAGGGGCGTGTCACCACACCAACGGTCAACGCACCGAGATCGTGGGCAATCCCGGCAATGATCGGTGATGCACCGGTACCGGTACCGCCACCCATCCCGGCAGCGACGAAGACCATATCGGCCCCCTTCAACTGCTCGTAGATGTCTTCCTGGTTCTCCTCGGCAGCTTTCTGACCGATAACCGGATTACCACCACTGCCGAGACCACGGGTCAGTTTATCGCCGATCCGAATCCGCACCGGCGCCAGCGAGTGCATCAGAGCCTGGACATCGGTATTCACCGTGATAAACTCAACTCCCTGTACGCCGGCAGCAATCATGCGATCAACTGCGTTGCTGCCGCCGCCGCCAACGCCAATGACTTTGATCTGAGCGAAGTCTTCCAACGAGAAGCCATTGCTACTGCGATCAACCATGTGTAACCCTCCTTGAACTGGTAGTTATGGCAATAATTCGCGCAACCAGCGGCGGAAGCGCTCGTAAAGTGAACTCGTATCATCAGACGAGGACTGCTCAGGCGGCCGCCCGCCGTAACGCACTCCCCATCGCAAAAGCCCAACAGCCGTCGCATATGCCGGTGAGTCGAGTGAGTCGGTGAGACCCCCCAACCCACCCGGAATACCGATTCGTACCGGTAATCCCAGGTCGTCACGCAGAAGATCGTCGAAGCGACTGAGCTGTGCCCCACCTCCAGTCAAGACAATGCCGGCCGGAAGCATGCCTTCGTATCCGCTCCGACGGGCTTCAGCAACGATCAGCTCAATAAGTTCTTCGGCACGTGCCTGTAGAACCTGTTTCAAGAGATGAGCACTGATCTGTTGCTTTTCACCTACCGTCAATGTTTCCGCATCGATGAGATCACTCTCATCACCCGGCGCGGGCGGATTACCGGCGATGGCGCTGCCGTAGCGCAGTTTCAAATACTCGGCGGTATTCGGCGGCGTATGCAAGACATAAACAATATCGTTGGTGAAGTGCTGCCCACCAACCGGGATTACTCCGGTATGCCATACCCCGCCCTGGGCAAAAATGGCGAGATCGGTGGTGGCGCCGCCAATATCGATGAGCATCACGCCACGCTCTTTGTCGTCATCGCTGAGCACCGCTTCGGCGGCAGCCAGCGGCTGTAAGACCAGATCATCAATCTGCACACCCGCCCGCTCGACGCTCCGGATCAGGTTCTGAATTGCCATCGCCTCGCCGGTGATGATGTGTGTCTCCACCTCAAGACGTAGCCCGCTCATCCCAATCGGATCGCGAATCCCATCATTACCATCGATCACATAGGTACGGGGAATGACGTGAATGATCTCGCGCTGGGTGGGTAACGCTACCAGTTGCGCTGCTTCCACTGCCCGCGCCACGTCTTGCCGGGTGATCCCGTCGGGATTCTGAACGGCTGCCACTCCCCGACTGTTAAGTGACGAAATGTGACGACCGGCAACCCCGACAAAGGCGTGGCTGATCCGTAAACCGCTGGCGCGTTCAGCCTTTTCCAGGCTGGCTTCGATTGCAGTGGCGGCATCGTCAATATTGACGACCACTCCTTTGTCGATCCCACGGCTGGGCACCATCCCAACACCGAGAATATTCAGCCGTCGTCCATCACCGATTTGGCCGACGATGGTACAGATTTTACTTGTCCCTACATCTATGCCAACAATGGTGCGTGCCATGGTGCGTGCCATAGTGTCCTCGCTGCCTGACCCAACGGGTATCGTTTATGAGCTGCCGTCAGGACGATACTGATAAAATGGATTGACTGGTCGTAGATCAAGATAGGTAAACGGTGTGCCATCGGCGAGTAAATATGCAAGAATTGTCAATTTACGTTCAAGCCTTTCACTACGGCCAAAAACAATCATTTGATCCTGCGCTGTCCGTACAAAGACCCCTAACCCAAAATCCCACCCGATCTGTGCCGGATGTAATCCGATCTGGTTGGGCAGGACAAAAGCCAGTTCACGGGCCAGCGTCAACGCATCGGTATCCAGTCGCATCCCTGGCTCGACCGGTAGATTTGAGCTATCGACAATCACTAACTCATCTTCGGCGGGCGGTGTTGCAGCAGCTTCAATAACATATCCCTGCCGATCAACCAGATAATCAACCCCGCCGGTTCGCCAGTAAATCGCCGGTTGGCGCTCGACAATCACAATCCGCGCTCGATCAGGTAAACTGAGCGTCAGCCGGGCTTCCTCTACAAACGGACTGGTTAACAATGGCGCAACAGCCTGCTCTTCATCAACCAGCCAGATCGGTAGACCCCGCAGTGGAACAGCGGCAACAATGCGCTCCGGGCTTAAAAACTCAGCCCCAACAACTTCTACCGTCTGTACCCGAAACCGGCTGCTGAACAGGACGTAGAAGAGCGCAAAACAACTGATGACAAACACGATACCGCTGACAATCCGCCCGCTCCGTAAGCCTTCACGCAATCGCCAGCGCCAACCGGGCACGACCGGCTCGGTGCTGTTTCGCCGCATACGCTGACGGCGGGCGACGATTCGTTCACGAGTATTTGGCGGATTGTATTCCATGCCCTCTATCTCCTACCGCCTGGCACGCTCCAGTGCCAGATCAACCAGTCGATCCAGCAACTGAGCGTATGACAGGCCGCTTGCTGCCCACATTTTGGGGTACATGCTGATCGGGGTAAACCCGGGCATCGTATTCACTTCATTCACCCAAAGTGTGCCCTGATCGCGGTCGAGCAGAAAATCTACTCGCGCCAGGCCAGCGCCATCAATGGCCTGAAAAGCCCGCATTGCCAGTTCCTGCACCTGCGT
This genomic window from Chloroflexus aurantiacus J-10-fl contains:
- the cysS gene encoding cysteine--tRNA ligase, producing MQLFSTLSRTRETFTVPTDRPVTLYVCGVTPYDTTHMGHARTFIVFDVLVRYLQWQGATVRYCQNVTDVDDPLFERARRDGVQWDELAERQIRQLRADCADLNILPPTFFPRVSEEVGTMIPIIERLIELGHAYVVDGNVYFSIQTDPDFGRMARMGYSELLAIANQRGNNPHDPNKRDPLDFVLWQRGNPDEPKWESPWGLGRPGWHIECSAMSQRYLGEQIDIHGGGADLIFPHHSCEIAQSESATGKRPFARFWMHVGLVWLDGEKMSKSLGNLVFARDALREHHPDAIRWYLLSEHYREDFDYRRDALVRFEQYAADLRQALSVTGGSHSPLDVSRGREDVIAAMNDDLDTPTVLAVLHTMAGMIIDGAKEGRDVSSAQAVVRDLALMLGFTLR
- the ftsZ gene encoding cell division protein FtsZ; amino-acid sequence: MVDRSSNGFSLEDFAQIKVIGVGGGGSNAVDRMIAAGVQGVEFITVNTDVQALMHSLAPVRIRIGDKLTRGLGSGGNPVIGQKAAEENQEDIYEQLKGADMVFVAAGMGGGTGTGASPIIAGIAHDLGALTVGVVTRPFTFEGNHRRKVAEAGIEQLRPVVDTLIVIPNDRLLQTASKNTTFQQAFQMADDVLRQGIQGISDLITQRGLINVDFADVKTIMAQQGSALMAVGFGKGDTRALDAVNQAIASPLLEVSIDGAKGVLFNITGGEDLGIMEVYEAADIVAKQVDPDANIIIGAVIDPNFPPGEIKITLIATGFDVNRSSNVQRTRSYPTVATSTGQATGQIGSQVTQQRPRQPAQTPTTPPVQPVRPAITNDDLDIPPFLRGRDRNRQR
- the ftsA gene encoding cell division protein FtsA, giving the protein MARTMARTIVGIDVGTSKICTIVGQIGDGRRLNILGVGMVPSRGIDKGVVVNIDDAATAIEASLEKAERASGLRISHAFVGVAGRHISSLNSRGVAAVQNPDGITRQDVARAVEAAQLVALPTQREIIHVIPRTYVIDGNDGIRDPIGMSGLRLEVETHIITGEAMAIQNLIRSVERAGVQIDDLVLQPLAAAEAVLSDDDKERGVMLIDIGGATTDLAIFAQGGVWHTGVIPVGGQHFTNDIVYVLHTPPNTAEYLKLRYGSAIAGNPPAPGDESDLIDAETLTVGEKQQISAHLLKQVLQARAEELIELIVAEARRSGYEGMLPAGIVLTGGGAQLSRFDDLLRDDLGLPVRIGIPGGLGGLTDSLDSPAYATAVGLLRWGVRYGGRPPEQSSSDDTSSLYERFRRWLRELLP
- a CDS encoding cell division protein FtsQ/DivIB, with the translated sequence MEYNPPNTRERIVARRQRMRRNSTEPVVPGWRWRLREGLRSGRIVSGIVFVISCFALFYVLFSSRFRVQTVEVVGAEFLSPERIVAAVPLRGLPIWLVDEEQAVAPLLTSPFVEEARLTLSLPDRARIVIVERQPAIYWRTGGVDYLVDRQGYVIEAAATPPAEDELVIVDSSNLPVEPGMRLDTDALTLARELAFVLPNQIGLHPAQIGWDFGLGVFVRTAQDQMIVFGRSERLERKLTILAYLLADGTPFTYLDLRPVNPFYQYRPDGSS